From the genome of Spirosomataceae bacterium TFI 002, one region includes:
- a CDS encoding 4-amino-4-deoxy-L-arabinose transferase, protein MNQMIKTFLKAYAYTLCFLAIFCIYFFNLFIDIMEVDAAQYASIAREMVESGSYLEVFHRGEDYLDKPPLLFWLSAFSFKLFGFHNWAFKLPAVLFLIGGVFCTYKFARLFYSEKVAKNAALILASCQAMMLMTNDVRTDGVLTATVIFTIWQMAAYLKTNSIKYIFGAGLGLALALMAKGPIAAIIVAAAIGGHLLLKKDWLKIIDPKWLLLLVVSLILLVPMCYGLYTQFDLHPEKYVYGLDGPSGLKFFFWTQSFGRITGDIYWSNNTGPFYFLNTILWDFQPWVLVFFLAFAGLIFRMLRGNKTPEYITLVGFVIPFMALSSSNYKLPHYIFVLLPFAAVITSNWLATLKLKGLKAFTIVQFSVMHLYFILGGLSLFYFFPETNFFIVSGFVLCFLLFWWTFLNSKSNRLLFTTVVAAVGLGLVMSTSFYPHLVQYQSRSVIGKKVNEMKIPQDQFYSFGEISFALDYYAKRTVPLADSSSFDSMKKGTYVYTDEAGKDFITNNSRANFEVDGVYDDFRVTQLHINFLKPERRKEKTRTTYLLRKE, encoded by the coding sequence ATGAATCAGATGATTAAAACGTTTTTGAAAGCCTATGCTTACACACTTTGTTTCTTAGCAATTTTCTGTATTTACTTCTTCAACCTCTTTATTGATATCATGGAAGTGGATGCGGCACAATATGCCAGTATTGCACGTGAAATGGTGGAAAGCGGCAGTTACTTAGAAGTGTTCCACAGAGGTGAAGATTATTTAGATAAGCCACCTTTGCTATTTTGGCTATCAGCATTTTCGTTTAAGTTGTTCGGTTTTCATAATTGGGCATTTAAGTTACCTGCGGTACTTTTTCTAATTGGGGGAGTGTTTTGTACTTATAAGTTTGCAAGACTATTTTACAGTGAAAAAGTAGCCAAAAATGCAGCACTTATATTAGCCTCATGCCAAGCGATGATGCTCATGACTAATGATGTCCGTACGGATGGAGTTTTAACCGCGACAGTTATTTTTACGATTTGGCAAATGGCAGCTTATCTTAAAACCAATTCAATAAAGTACATATTTGGAGCGGGTTTGGGCTTGGCACTGGCATTAATGGCAAAAGGCCCAATTGCTGCTATTATAGTTGCAGCGGCCATAGGAGGTCACTTATTATTAAAGAAAGATTGGTTGAAAATCATTGACCCAAAGTGGCTTTTGCTGTTAGTGGTTTCTTTGATTTTACTTGTTCCAATGTGCTACGGACTTTACACTCAGTTTGACCTTCATCCCGAAAAATATGTTTATGGTCTTGATGGCCCCTCAGGCTTAAAATTTTTCTTTTGGACACAGAGTTTTGGACGTATTACTGGAGATATTTATTGGTCTAATAATACGGGTCCATTTTATTTTCTCAATACCATTCTCTGGGATTTTCAGCCTTGGGTTTTAGTATTCTTTCTTGCTTTCGCAGGACTTATTTTCCGAATGTTGAGAGGGAATAAAACTCCAGAATACATTACATTAGTTGGCTTTGTGATACCCTTTATGGCACTTTCGTCGTCAAACTATAAGTTACCTCACTATATTTTTGTCCTACTACCATTTGCGGCGGTAATAACATCAAACTGGCTGGCAACCTTAAAACTTAAAGGCTTAAAGGCTTTTACTATTGTACAGTTTTCAGTAATGCATTTGTACTTTATACTTGGAGGTTTAAGTCTGTTTTACTTTTTCCCAGAGACCAATTTCTTTATCGTTTCTGGCTTTGTACTGTGTTTTTTATTGTTTTGGTGGACGTTTTTAAATTCGAAAAGCAATCGGCTACTTTTTACTACGGTTGTAGCTGCAGTTGGTTTGGGTTTGGTAATGAGTACTTCGTTTTATCCTCACTTGGTGCAGTATCAGTCTAGATCGGTAATTGGTAAAAAGGTGAACGAAATGAAAATTCCTCAAGATCAGTTTTACAGTTTTGGAGAGATTTCTTTCGCTCTTGATTATTATGCAAAGAGAACAGTCCCACTCGCAGATTCTTCGAGTTTCGATTCGATGAAAAAGGGAACCTATGTTTACACTGATGAGGCGGGAAAGGATTTTATTACAAATAATTCTCGGGCTAATTTTGAGGTGGATGGAGTATATGACGATTTTAGGGTTACACAGCTACATATCAACTTCTTAAAGCCAGAAAGGAGAAAGGAAAAAACTAGAACCACCTACTTATTGCGAAAGGAATGA
- a CDS encoding 3-methyladenine DNA glycosylase AlkD — protein sequence MTAQIIIDRMFDLSDETRAEGQRRFFKTGKGEYGENDKFIGVNMPSLRATIKDAHAIPLDELEILLDSEFHEIRMAGLLILVQKYKKKKLYSQDEMVAFYLDNLAAANNWDLVDSTAYHILGDYLLDKPRETLYDLASSESVWFRRIAIVSTLALIKKRQYETTFELVEMLKHHKEDILQKALGWALREVIKKGGKVEGLGYIEKNKLSLPKKVISIAIEDLSPIEKSKVRGA from the coding sequence ATGACAGCTCAAATAATCATTGATCGGATGTTTGATCTTTCAGATGAAACTCGTGCCGAGGGCCAGAGGCGTTTTTTCAAAACTGGTAAAGGAGAATATGGCGAAAACGACAAGTTTATTGGAGTTAATATGCCATCTCTGAGGGCTACAATTAAAGATGCTCATGCTATTCCACTTGATGAATTAGAAATATTATTGGATAGTGAATTTCATGAAATTAGAATGGCTGGGCTCTTGATTTTGGTTCAAAAATACAAGAAGAAAAAGCTCTATTCACAGGATGAAATGGTAGCTTTTTACTTAGATAACTTAGCGGCTGCAAATAATTGGGACTTGGTAGATAGCACTGCTTATCATATCCTAGGTGATTATCTTTTGGATAAGCCCAGGGAGACGCTATATGATCTGGCTTCGAGCGAAAGTGTGTGGTTTCGAAGAATTGCAATCGTTTCAACCCTAGCTTTAATTAAGAAAAGGCAATATGAAACTACTTTCGAACTTGTGGAAATGCTGAAACATCACAAAGAAGATATTCTTCAGAAAGCATTAGGTTGGGCTTTAAGAGAAGTAATTAAAAAAGGGGGTAAAGTAGAAGGATTGGGCTATATAGAAAAAAATAAGTTATCCTTACCCAAAAAAGTTATAAGCATCGCAATTGAAGACCTATCACCAATTGAAAAATCTAAAGTGAGAGGGGCCTAA
- a CDS encoding Uncharacterized conserved protein YafD, endonuclease/exonuclease/phosphatase (EEP) superfamily, translating to MTLIYILSLLTVTGVFIPETKSDYWLIRSQDYIKTIYALLSLLLIGLFFAFSDFSIIDIVFIIVLAIAGAYCSTLILPFTPFWGKKIATASNSTDRPLQFFIFNVLQDNDRYKDTIKLIHDRNPDVVLLMETCHKWDTAMNPLREVYKYEKKAIQENKYGMLFLCKIPFNEAIVNYVVSKDIPSLEVSFNINDKEIRVFCLHPRPPILGEADYATNKDKEVVRTAKKIAQDFKDTDCILMGDLNDVAWSKASIIFKKLTGMQDPRVGRGFYATFPSYSPLKIPIDQVFCSPTLKLKEFEVLEDIGSDHLPIFISLQR from the coding sequence ATGACGCTCATTTATATTTTATCCTTATTGACTGTCACCGGAGTTTTTATCCCAGAGACAAAAAGCGATTATTGGTTAATTAGAAGCCAAGATTACATCAAAACCATATATGCTTTATTATCATTATTGCTAATTGGCTTATTCTTTGCCTTCTCAGATTTTTCAATCATCGATATAGTCTTTATCATTGTTTTAGCTATTGCTGGAGCCTACTGTTCAACTTTAATACTTCCATTTACGCCTTTTTGGGGAAAAAAGATAGCAACAGCCTCCAACTCGACTGATCGCCCTTTGCAGTTTTTTATTTTCAATGTCTTGCAAGATAATGACCGCTATAAGGATACAATAAAATTGATTCATGATCGCAACCCTGATGTTGTTCTTTTGATGGAAACTTGCCATAAATGGGATACGGCAATGAACCCATTAAGAGAAGTATATAAATATGAGAAAAAGGCAATTCAAGAAAATAAGTATGGCATGCTTTTCCTATGCAAAATTCCATTTAATGAGGCAATTGTGAATTATGTGGTCTCCAAGGATATACCTTCTCTTGAGGTAAGCTTTAATATTAATGATAAAGAAATAAGAGTCTTTTGCCTTCATCCACGGCCTCCGATTTTGGGAGAGGCAGATTACGCAACTAATAAGGACAAAGAAGTGGTTCGTACAGCTAAAAAAATAGCTCAAGATTTTAAAGATACTGATTGTATTCTCATGGGGGATTTAAATGATGTTGCATGGAGCAAAGCATCAATCATATTCAAAAAATTAACAGGAATGCAGGATCCACGTGTAGGTAGAGGATTTTATGCTACTTTCCCATCTTATTCTCCTTTGAAAATCCCAATCGACCAAGTTTTTTGTTCGCCCACGCTCAAGCTAAAAGAGTTCGAAGTGCTGGAGGATATTGGAAGCGACCACTTGCCTATTTTCATTTCTTTGCAGCGATAA
- a CDS encoding Glycosyltransferase involved in cell wall bisynthesis, with product MSIKTLSIVIPAFNEAATIHHILDKVRTCNLVNGIKKEVIIVNDCSTDDTAKSIMAYQSQFLDFPVRLLNHEVNKGKGAALHTGIQAAQGEYLIIQDADLEYDPEEYNDLLKPVLTAQADVVYGSRFMGSNPHRILFFWHTIGNKLLTFLTNMVSNLNLTDMETCYKMFRTELVQKLTLKEQRFGFEPEVTIKIARIPKIKIYEVGISYYGRTYDEGKKIGWRDGFRAIFCILKYGIFKA from the coding sequence ATGAGTATAAAAACACTTTCGATTGTTATTCCAGCTTTCAATGAAGCAGCCACCATTCACCATATTTTGGACAAGGTTCGTACATGTAATCTCGTAAATGGTATTAAAAAAGAGGTAATCATTGTAAATGATTGCTCCACAGATGATACTGCGAAAAGTATCATGGCGTATCAAAGCCAGTTCTTGGACTTTCCGGTTAGGTTATTAAATCACGAAGTAAATAAAGGTAAAGGAGCAGCTTTACATACAGGTATTCAGGCTGCACAGGGTGAATACCTCATCATTCAAGATGCGGATTTGGAATATGATCCTGAGGAATATAACGACCTTCTTAAACCAGTTTTAACTGCTCAGGCAGATGTCGTGTATGGGTCGCGTTTTATGGGAAGTAATCCACACCGAATCCTGTTTTTTTGGCATACAATAGGTAATAAGCTATTGACATTTTTGACCAATATGGTGAGTAACCTCAACCTTACGGATATGGAAACTTGTTACAAAATGTTTAGAACTGAATTGGTTCAAAAGTTGACTTTGAAAGAACAACGCTTTGGATTTGAACCAGAGGTGACCATTAAAATTGCTCGGATTCCAAAAATAAAAATATACGAAGTAGGTATTTCCTACTACGGCCGTACTTACGACGAAGGAAAAAAAATTGGTTGGCGAGATGGATTTAGAGCTATATTTTGTATCCTAAAATACGGAATTTTTAAGGCATGA
- a CDS encoding N-acetylmuramoyl-L-alanine amidase — MLQSKNIIIGLFASLFLLCSFSEINRNPYGKIRKVVIDAGHGGKDPGTGGGKEKRYALDIALKLGNKIKSGLNNVEVIYTRDKDIFIPLHERANIANRNQADLFISIHCNAFKNTSVSGTETYTMGLHKTEANLELAKRENNVILLEDNYAKSYKGFNPNSPIAHIMLANYQSAFMDQSIRFASKVENKMKDHGHTSRGVKQAGFLVIWETTMPSVLIETGYLSNAKDRQILDSEKGRENISNAIFAAFKSYKQEVEAN; from the coding sequence ATGCTTCAATCAAAGAATATCATAATAGGACTATTTGCGAGCTTATTTCTGCTTTGTTCATTTAGTGAAATAAACCGTAATCCTTACGGTAAAATCAGGAAAGTGGTCATAGACGCAGGTCATGGCGGCAAAGACCCTGGTACTGGAGGTGGAAAAGAAAAGCGATACGCTCTAGACATTGCTCTCAAACTGGGAAATAAAATAAAGTCGGGTCTTAACAATGTTGAAGTCATATATACCCGAGATAAAGATATTTTCATTCCACTTCACGAGAGAGCTAACATTGCCAATAGAAATCAGGCAGACCTATTTATCTCTATACATTGCAACGCTTTCAAAAACACAAGTGTAAGCGGCACAGAGACTTACACAATGGGTTTGCATAAAACGGAAGCGAACTTAGAATTGGCAAAAAGAGAGAATAATGTAATTCTTCTTGAGGATAACTATGCTAAGTCTTACAAAGGGTTTAATCCAAATTCACCAATTGCACATATCATGCTTGCCAACTACCAAAGTGCATTTATGGATCAAAGCATTCGATTTGCATCGAAAGTAGAAAACAAGATGAAAGACCATGGCCACACAAGTAGAGGTGTAAAGCAAGCTGGTTTTTTAGTAATTTGGGAAACTACAATGCCAAGTGTGCTCATAGAAACAGGATATTTGTCAAATGCCAAAGACAGACAAATTCTAGATAGTGAAAAAGGAAGAGAGAACATTTCAAATGCAATATTCGCAGCCTTTAAATCCTACAAACAAGAGGTAGAAGCAAATTAA
- a CDS encoding small conductance mechanosensitive channel: MDKLLNQLSGSYQNVIVKLQEWINLIILNIPNLIIALLLTVIAYFASNFVRKIAVKSSKRFTENRTILNLVSNLSAVLFSVLMFLLILSVFDLGGTINKILATAGVLGLAVGLALQDPMNNLFSGVFMSVRELYKIGDLVETNGHFGTIQNIDLRATKLKLPTGQEVVIPNKDVLQSPLMNYTVSGERRIDVSCGVSYGDDLEKVEEVVLSAIKSIPGILVDKSMEIIYTEFGDSSINFTVRYWMTVSGQKDCLLLKSKGIKAIKTAFENNDILIPFPIRTLDFGIKGGVSLNNELQVLKS; encoded by the coding sequence ATGGATAAGTTATTAAATCAACTTTCAGGGTCTTACCAAAACGTTATCGTTAAACTACAAGAATGGATTAACCTCATTATTCTTAACATCCCCAACCTGATTATTGCTTTACTTCTAACTGTTATTGCATATTTCGCATCCAACTTTGTCCGTAAAATCGCAGTAAAATCCTCCAAACGATTCACTGAAAACCGAACTATCCTTAACCTTGTGTCCAATTTAAGTGCGGTACTGTTTTCCGTATTGATGTTCTTATTGATACTGAGCGTATTTGATCTTGGTGGTACAATAAACAAAATACTCGCCACTGCAGGTGTGCTTGGTTTGGCTGTAGGACTTGCATTACAAGACCCTATGAATAACTTATTTTCTGGAGTTTTCATGTCTGTGCGAGAACTCTACAAAATTGGAGACCTCGTAGAAACCAATGGGCATTTTGGAACTATTCAAAATATAGATTTAAGAGCAACTAAGTTGAAACTTCCAACTGGTCAAGAAGTGGTCATCCCTAACAAAGATGTACTCCAAAGCCCACTAATGAATTACACGGTGTCGGGCGAAAGGCGAATAGATGTTAGCTGTGGAGTGAGTTATGGAGATGATTTAGAAAAAGTGGAAGAAGTTGTTTTGTCAGCAATAAAGTCTATTCCTGGAATATTGGTAGATAAGTCAATGGAAATTATTTATACGGAATTTGGAGATAGCTCCATTAATTTCACCGTGAGATACTGGATGACAGTGAGTGGGCAAAAAGACTGCCTACTGCTTAAAAGCAAAGGTATTAAGGCCATTAAGACTGCATTTGAAAATAATGACATCCTTATACCATTCCCAATCCGTACGCTCGATTTCGGAATTAAAGGAGGCGTATCACTTAATAATGAACTCCAAGTACTCAAAAGCTAG
- a CDS encoding NAD(P)H-dependent FMN reductase translates to MNNQLGLLIGTNRENAMTSQVAKYFETLYASRGISSTLIDLKELPSDFIVSALYGNQGKNELFNTYQEKIDGLEKIVFFVPEYNGSFPGILKTFLDGLRYPDTMHGKKVALVGIASGVHGNAVGLSHLSDILSYMGADVLGLRLKLGDIYSHFDGKEFSHPKYNEFISQQIDKFLAF, encoded by the coding sequence ATGAACAATCAATTAGGACTTCTTATTGGTACCAATCGTGAAAACGCGATGACTAGCCAAGTAGCAAAGTATTTTGAAACACTCTATGCCTCAAGAGGTATCAGTAGCACACTAATAGACTTAAAAGAACTCCCTTCCGACTTTATAGTCTCTGCATTGTATGGAAATCAAGGCAAAAACGAGCTGTTCAATACCTATCAAGAAAAAATTGATGGACTAGAGAAAATAGTCTTTTTTGTACCTGAATACAATGGCTCATTCCCCGGGATTTTGAAAACATTTCTTGATGGATTGAGGTATCCAGATACCATGCATGGAAAAAAAGTAGCTTTAGTTGGAATTGCCAGTGGTGTTCATGGAAATGCAGTTGGCCTAAGCCACCTAAGCGATATATTGAGCTACATGGGTGCGGATGTACTTGGACTGAGGCTTAAGCTTGGAGACATTTACTCGCATTTCGACGGAAAAGAATTTTCACACCCAAAATACAATGAGTTTATCTCTCAGCAGATTGATAAGTTTTTAGCTTTTTAA
- a CDS encoding RNA polymerase sigma-70 factor, ECF subfamily, translating into MNECEVSFSTLFQKNKIALFGFALKLTHDVNNAEDLVQETALRAYRSFHTFRRNSNFRSWSFTILRNLFIDSYNNNKKRALIDEDIEMVRFNLPSEFRVDNEAISNLEYENIVNCLEGLSSSLKTPLLLFTQGYKYEEIGERLNIPLGTVKSRINYARKNLKRLMHNQNKQAA; encoded by the coding sequence ATGAACGAATGTGAAGTAAGTTTTTCAACTCTTTTTCAAAAGAATAAAATAGCACTATTCGGTTTTGCCCTGAAATTGACTCATGATGTGAACAATGCTGAAGACCTTGTGCAGGAAACAGCCTTGAGGGCATATAGGTCTTTTCATACTTTTCGCCGAAACTCTAATTTTAGAAGTTGGAGTTTTACAATTCTCAGGAATTTATTTATCGATAGCTATAACAACAATAAAAAGAGAGCCTTGATAGATGAGGACATAGAAATGGTACGGTTCAACTTGCCAAGCGAGTTTCGTGTAGATAATGAAGCAATTTCAAATCTGGAATATGAAAACATTGTAAACTGTTTGGAAGGGTTGAGCAGCTCTCTTAAAACCCCACTTTTACTATTCACTCAAGGTTACAAATATGAGGAAATAGGAGAAAGGTTGAATATTCCGCTTGGCACTGTTAAAAGTAGAATTAACTATGCTCGTAAGAATCTCAAAAGGCTCATGCATAATCAAAACAAGCAAGCAGCATAG
- a CDS encoding phospholipid/cholesterol/gamma-HCH transport system substrate-binding protein has product MKFNKEIKVGLLGIISLVLFYLGFNFLKGSDIFSSENEYSVVFSEVNGLQNSNAVTYKGVTVGRVMDMVTDQANDRVRVTLAINKKIALTDSTRALLADDGLIGGKMIKLDVRNGSPIGEGSELIGDMELGLADAAIERITPALNDLDELVVNLTTLVKQFQTSVPALDALMESTTKTTNGVNSILASNANSLKTVTANAALLTNNLNTLTMDLDRQIKPILANTTSLTDSLSKLDLGTTVSQLNTTIAGLQLILADVNKGKGTLGKLTSNDSLYLNLDNTAASLDALLGDMKKNPKRYVHFSLFGGKDKSEKKKQ; this is encoded by the coding sequence ATGAAGTTTAATAAAGAAATAAAGGTAGGTCTACTAGGAATCATTTCACTAGTGCTTTTTTACTTAGGATTTAATTTCCTCAAAGGATCAGATATATTTTCGTCTGAAAACGAATACTCTGTTGTTTTTTCGGAAGTAAATGGACTACAAAATTCTAATGCTGTAACCTATAAAGGAGTTACTGTAGGTAGAGTAATGGACATGGTTACTGATCAGGCAAATGATAGAGTACGAGTAACTTTGGCAATCAATAAAAAAATTGCTCTAACTGATAGCACAAGAGCACTTCTTGCTGATGATGGACTTATTGGCGGTAAAATGATAAAACTCGATGTTCGAAATGGCTCACCAATAGGTGAAGGAAGCGAACTTATAGGCGACATGGAGCTTGGACTTGCAGATGCGGCGATTGAAAGAATAACTCCAGCTCTAAACGACTTGGATGAATTAGTAGTGAATCTAACAACTCTTGTGAAGCAATTTCAAACAAGTGTGCCTGCTCTAGACGCACTTATGGAAAGTACGACCAAAACAACAAATGGTGTTAACTCAATTCTTGCAAGCAACGCTAACAGCCTTAAAACTGTAACTGCAAATGCTGCTTTGTTGACCAATAACTTGAATACTTTAACGATGGATTTGGATCGACAAATCAAGCCAATTCTTGCCAATACAACCTCACTTACTGACTCGCTCAGTAAACTTGATCTTGGAACCACGGTTTCACAATTGAATACTACCATTGCTGGTTTGCAATTGATCCTGGCAGATGTAAATAAAGGTAAAGGTACACTTGGGAAACTTACTTCAAATGACAGCTTGTACCTCAACCTTGACAATACAGCAGCTTCGCTAGACGCTCTTTTGGGAGATATGAAGAAAAACCCAAAACGTTATGTTCATTTTTCCCTATTTGGTGGAAAGGACAAGTCTGAGAAGAAAAAACAATAA
- a CDS encoding Mechanosensitive ion channel: MEILTDLQSEISTYYSSLISVLPKIALGIVLSTVLIILLSYARKQVFKMILKRAEDPLFVNFLERIVGFFNTIITVLFFLYVIGLEGIAGTILAAAGVTAFVIGFAFKDIGENFLAGIILAFKRPFKIGDTIESNKVVGTILALNIRDTHVKTSDGKDVFIPNAQIIKNPLYNYTTDGYVRKSFTIAVVKETDVEKARKAIIDSLSTVKGIISDYKKPLAFATEFNSSTIQLEVQFWVNTFDKSVSEKEVINLALVSVYGGLAKAGIVLS, from the coding sequence ATGGAAATATTAACAGATCTACAATCCGAAATAAGTACCTACTACAGTTCCTTAATCTCCGTATTGCCAAAAATTGCATTGGGAATAGTATTGTCTACAGTTTTAATTATTTTACTATCCTATGCCCGCAAGCAAGTCTTTAAAATGATTTTGAAAAGGGCAGAAGACCCCCTTTTTGTTAATTTCTTAGAAAGAATCGTAGGCTTTTTTAACACTATTATTACTGTACTTTTCTTTTTGTACGTAATTGGCTTAGAAGGAATTGCAGGCACAATTCTAGCCGCTGCCGGAGTAACCGCCTTTGTTATTGGTTTTGCTTTTAAAGATATAGGAGAAAACTTTTTGGCAGGAATAATATTGGCATTTAAGAGACCTTTCAAAATTGGTGATACGATAGAATCCAATAAGGTTGTTGGAACCATATTGGCCTTGAATATCAGAGATACTCACGTAAAAACTTCTGATGGAAAAGATGTATTTATTCCGAATGCTCAAATCATCAAAAACCCATTATACAATTACACAACAGACGGCTATGTCAGAAAAAGCTTTACAATAGCTGTAGTTAAAGAAACAGATGTGGAAAAGGCCAGAAAAGCAATAATAGATAGCCTCTCAACCGTGAAAGGCATCATATCAGATTATAAAAAACCACTTGCATTTGCTACAGAATTCAATTCCAGTACTATTCAGTTGGAAGTTCAGTTTTGGGTAAACACTTTCGATAAAAGCGTTTCTGAAAAGGAAGTTATCAATCTAGCTCTTGTGAGCGTATATGGTGGCTTAGCAAAGGCAGGAATTGTACTTTCTTAA
- a CDS encoding Uncharacterized membrane protein — MKKKILKYLHFLDSNIATYPTIIALFLLCLSFVIVNVESDILNELIESKAPNLIIKDVETSRSILSTLIGGIISLTVFSFSMVMVLLSQASSSFSPRLLPGLISDHKNQVVLGMYLGTIAFNIIILINLTSKGEEQSIVGFGVLASIILGFVCLAFFVFFIHSISNAIQIEHILKNIHLNANNAICGLKEKFESSESQQVATETESWFAIKAKKSNYFQGVEKEELCRLADELNTDIQVHLVKGEFVHNGALIVHTSKELSENENEKLLSCLIFSGQKKEEFNFVLGIQEITEVGIKAMSPGINDPGTAIITLNYLSQLFQECLTLSEWEVERSKGNHLLAVKVFDFETMLYNTFASYRQYCKHDYVLMEKLLKTLKYLLRQDFLSKEFRQVVIEQISILKEDAIQSLMNESDRKKFLKTADVL; from the coding sequence GTGAAGAAAAAAATACTCAAATACCTACATTTTCTGGATTCCAACATAGCGACTTATCCTACGATCATTGCTCTGTTTCTATTATGTCTTTCTTTTGTCATTGTGAATGTGGAAAGTGACATTTTAAATGAATTAATCGAGTCAAAAGCACCAAACCTTATCATCAAAGATGTAGAAACCTCAAGGTCAATTTTATCGACTTTGATAGGTGGAATAATTTCTCTCACAGTGTTTAGTTTTTCAATGGTGATGGTGTTGTTAAGCCAGGCTAGTTCGAGTTTTTCGCCAAGACTGCTGCCAGGTCTTATATCTGACCATAAAAACCAAGTTGTGCTTGGGATGTATCTTGGTACTATCGCTTTCAATATTATTATACTTATCAACTTGACATCAAAAGGGGAGGAGCAATCTATTGTAGGCTTTGGGGTATTGGCTTCTATTATTTTGGGCTTTGTGTGCTTGGCATTTTTCGTGTTTTTTATTCATTCCATCAGTAACGCGATTCAAATAGAGCACATTCTAAAAAACATTCACTTAAACGCGAACAATGCGATCTGTGGTTTAAAGGAAAAGTTTGAAAGCTCAGAAAGCCAGCAAGTTGCCACGGAAACAGAAAGTTGGTTTGCAATAAAGGCCAAAAAATCAAATTACTTTCAAGGAGTGGAAAAAGAGGAATTATGCAGATTGGCAGACGAATTGAATACTGATATCCAAGTGCATTTAGTTAAAGGCGAATTTGTGCACAATGGAGCACTGATTGTACATACGAGTAAAGAGCTTTCAGAAAATGAAAATGAAAAACTATTAAGCTGTTTGATTTTTTCAGGGCAAAAGAAAGAAGAGTTTAATTTCGTTTTGGGTATTCAGGAAATTACGGAGGTGGGAATAAAAGCAATGTCCCCAGGCATAAATGACCCAGGTACGGCGATCATTACATTGAATTATCTATCTCAATTGTTTCAAGAATGTTTAACCTTATCAGAGTGGGAAGTAGAAAGGAGTAAAGGCAATCATCTTTTAGCAGTTAAGGTATTTGATTTTGAAACTATGTTATACAATACCTTCGCTTCTTACCGCCAATATTGTAAACACGATTATGTGCTTATGGAGAAGCTCTTAAAGACACTAAAGTATCTTTTACGTCAAGATTTTTTATCAAAGGAATTTAGACAAGTAGTAATAGAGCAAATTTCAATTCTTAAAGAGGATGCGATTCAAAGTCTCATGAATGAAAGTGATCGAAAAAAGTTTCTCAAAACAGCCGATGTGTTGTAG